From Equus quagga isolate Etosha38 unplaced genomic scaffold, UCLA_HA_Equagga_1.0 HiC_scaffold_4666_RagTag, whole genome shotgun sequence, one genomic window encodes:
- the LOC124232330 gene encoding histone H2B type 2-F, which translates to MPDPAKSAPAPKKGSKKAVTKVQKKDGKKRKRSRKESYSVYVYKVLKQVHPDTGISSKAMGIMNSFVNDIFERIAGEASRLAHYNKRSTITSREIQTAVRLLLPGELAKHAVSEGTKAVTKYTSSK; encoded by the coding sequence ATGCCTGATCCAGCAAAATCTGCTCCTGCTCCCAAGAAGGGTTCTAAGAAGGCTGTTACGAAAGTGCAGAAGAAGGATGGCAAGAAGCGCAAACGCAGCCGAAAGGAGAGCTATTCGGTTTACGTGTATAAGGTGCTGAAGCAGGTGCACCCAGACACCGGCATCTCGTCCAAGGCCATGGGCATCATGAACTCTTTCGTCAACGACATCTTCGAGCGCATCGCCGGCGAAGCGTCCCGCCTGGCCCATTACAACAAGCGCTCGACCATCACGTCCCGGGAGATCCAGACGGCCGTGCGCCTGCTGCTGCCCGGCGAGCTGGCCAAGCACGCCGTGTCCGAGGGCACCAAAGCGGTCACTAAATACACCAGTTCGAAGTAA